The following coding sequences are from one Oryzisolibacter sp. LB2S window:
- the dcd gene encoding dCTP deaminase yields MSIKSDKWIRRMAEQHGMIEPFEPGQIREADGKKIISYGTSSYGYDIRCAREFKVFTNIHSTVVDPKNFDEKSFVDFEGDHCIIPPNSFALARTMEYFRIPRDVLTVCLGKSTYARCGIIVNVTPFEPEWEGYVTLEFSNTTPLPAKIYAGEGCAQVLFFQGDEECAVSYRDRKGKYQGQHGVTLPKA; encoded by the coding sequence ATGAGCATCAAAAGCGACAAATGGATCCGCCGCATGGCCGAGCAGCACGGCATGATCGAGCCCTTCGAGCCCGGCCAGATCCGCGAGGCCGACGGCAAGAAGATCATCAGCTATGGCACCAGCAGCTACGGCTACGACATCCGTTGCGCGCGTGAATTCAAGGTCTTCACCAACATCCACAGCACCGTGGTGGACCCGAAGAACTTCGACGAAAAGAGCTTCGTCGACTTCGAGGGTGACCACTGCATCATCCCGCCCAACAGCTTTGCGCTCGCGCGCACCATGGAGTACTTCCGCATCCCGCGCGACGTGCTCACCGTGTGCCTGGGCAAAAGCACCTACGCGCGCTGCGGCATCATCGTCAACGTCACGCCGTTTGAGCCCGAGTGGGAGGGCTATGTGACGCTGGAGTTTTCCAACACCACGCCGCTGCCCGCCAAGATCTACGCCGGCGAGGGCTGCGCCCAGGTGCTGTTCTTCCAGGGCGACGAGGAATGCGCGGTGAGCTACCGCGACCGCAAGGGCAAGTACCAGGGCCAGCATGGCGTGACCCTGCCCAAGGCCTGA
- a CDS encoding GNAT family N-acyltransferase, translating into MSESIPLLMPSPAAGVITAPKEAQASGKSAGIAVAWARHQDEVREAQRLRHAVFAGEMGAQLPCQVPGHDIDLFDDFCEHLLVRDVASGQVVGTYRVLTPAQARRVGSTYSDTEFDLTRLRDLRPRMVELGRSCVHAAHRHGGVIMALWGALGDFMARNGLDTMIGCASIPMVHNGVMSGDAAVSIWHQLRQTHMAPIEHHVRPRLPLPVDREPSLPPVEPPALIKGYLRLGAKVLGAPAWDPDFNSADLPIMLRLADLPPRYRRHFLGD; encoded by the coding sequence ATGTCCGAGTCAATCCCGCTTTTGATGCCTTCGCCGGCTGCCGGCGTCATCACCGCCCCCAAAGAGGCACAGGCCAGCGGCAAGAGCGCGGGCATTGCCGTGGCCTGGGCCCGTCATCAGGACGAGGTGCGCGAGGCCCAGCGCCTGCGCCATGCGGTCTTTGCCGGCGAGATGGGTGCCCAGTTGCCATGCCAGGTGCCGGGTCACGACATCGATCTGTTCGATGACTTCTGCGAACACCTGCTGGTGCGCGACGTGGCGAGCGGCCAGGTCGTCGGAACTTACCGCGTGCTCACCCCCGCCCAGGCCAGGCGCGTGGGCAGCACCTACAGCGACACCGAGTTCGACCTGACGCGCCTGCGCGACCTGCGCCCGCGCATGGTGGAGCTGGGCCGCAGCTGCGTGCATGCCGCGCATCGCCATGGCGGCGTGATCATGGCCCTGTGGGGGGCGCTGGGTGACTTCATGGCGCGCAACGGCCTCGACACCATGATCGGCTGCGCCAGCATCCCCATGGTGCACAACGGCGTGATGAGCGGCGACGCGGCGGTGAGCATCTGGCATCAGCTGCGCCAGACCCATATGGCGCCCATCGAACACCATGTGCGGCCGCGTCTGCCCCTGCCGGTGGACAGGGAGCCGTCGCTGCCGCCGGTCGAGCCCCCGGCGCTGATCAAGGGCTATCTGCGCCTGGGCGCCAAGGTGCTGGGCGCGCCCGCCTGGGACCCGGACTTCAACTCGGCCGACCTGCCCATCATGCTGCGCCTGGCCGACCTGCCGCCACGCTACCGCAGGCATTTCCTGGGCGACTGA
- the xdhC gene encoding xanthine dehydrogenase accessory protein XdhC, translating to MKVLNRLLERIQTQSVCLVTVESTQGSVPRESGAWMAVCADMDEPLGTIGGGHLELQAMQEARERLADHLAGRPARASVLRQALGPSLGQCCGGVVHLRFECVTAADAPRLRERLAPRLHPVALFGGGHVGHALSRVLAPLPFALHWIDSRDGVFPAQVDADTLCEHSDPVQAAVPTLAPQSMVLIMSFSHAEDLDIVAACLTRQRAQGDLRFIGLIGSRTKWATFRHRLQARGFSDAELAQVTCPIGLPGITGKEPEVIAVAVAAQLLQRLG from the coding sequence GTGAAGGTATTGAATCGCTTGCTCGAGCGCATACAGACGCAGAGCGTCTGCCTGGTGACGGTGGAGTCTACCCAAGGCTCGGTGCCGCGCGAGAGCGGCGCCTGGATGGCCGTGTGCGCCGACATGGACGAGCCCCTGGGCACCATAGGCGGCGGCCATCTGGAGCTGCAGGCCATGCAGGAGGCGCGCGAGCGCCTGGCCGACCACCTGGCGGGCCGGCCGGCGCGCGCGAGCGTGCTGCGCCAGGCGCTGGGGCCGAGCCTGGGCCAATGCTGCGGCGGTGTGGTGCATCTGCGCTTTGAATGCGTGACGGCCGCGGACGCGCCCCGGCTGCGCGAGCGCCTCGCGCCCCGGCTGCATCCGGTGGCCCTGTTCGGCGGCGGGCATGTGGGTCATGCGCTCTCGCGCGTGCTCGCGCCGCTGCCGTTTGCGCTGCACTGGATAGACAGCCGCGACGGCGTGTTTCCGGCGCAGGTCGATGCCGACACCCTGTGCGAGCACTCGGACCCGGTACAGGCCGCCGTGCCCACGCTGGCGCCGCAGTCCATGGTGCTCATCATGAGCTTCAGCCATGCGGAGGACCTGGACATCGTCGCCGCCTGCCTCACGCGCCAGCGCGCCCAAGGCGACCTGCGCTTCATCGGCCTGATCGGCAGCCGCACCAAATGGGCGACCTTTCGCCACCGCCTGCAGGCGCGCGGGTTCTCCGACGCCGAGCTCGCGCAGGTGACCTGCCCGATCGGCCTGCCGGGCATCACCGGCAAGGAGCCAGAGGTCATCGCCGTGGCCGTGGCGGCGCAGCTGCTGCAGCGGCTCGGATAG
- the hyi gene encoding hydroxypyruvate isomerase has protein sequence MPRFSANLSMLFTEVPFLDRFERAAAAGFEAVEFQFPYAHTAAEIRQRLDATGLKAVLHNLPAGDWDAGERGIACDPARVEEFRAGVVRAVSYATALGVPQLNCLAGRVPAGVDAAQAHATFVSNLRHAASALKAANLRLLIEPINPFDIPGFFLSRTDQALSILDEVGADNAYVQYDIYHAQRTEGEIAGTLHRHLARIGHVQIADNPGRNEPGTGELNFPFLFAHLDRIGYGGWVGCEYKPATDTESGLVWLERMGQKMAAAPV, from the coding sequence ATGCCCCGTTTTTCCGCCAACCTCAGCATGCTGTTCACCGAGGTGCCGTTTCTCGATCGCTTCGAGCGCGCTGCCGCCGCCGGGTTCGAGGCCGTGGAGTTTCAGTTTCCCTACGCCCACACGGCGGCCGAGATCAGGCAGCGCCTGGATGCCACGGGCCTGAAGGCCGTGCTGCACAACCTGCCCGCGGGTGACTGGGACGCGGGTGAGCGCGGCATCGCCTGCGACCCGGCGCGCGTTGAGGAGTTTCGCGCCGGCGTCGTCAGGGCCGTGAGCTATGCCACGGCCCTGGGCGTGCCGCAGCTCAACTGCCTGGCGGGCAGGGTGCCGGCCGGTGTCGATGCGGCGCAGGCGCACGCCACCTTTGTGAGCAATCTGCGCCACGCCGCGAGCGCCCTCAAGGCCGCCAACCTGCGTCTGCTGATCGAGCCCATCAATCCGTTCGACATCCCGGGCTTCTTTCTGAGCCGCACGGACCAGGCCCTGTCCATCCTCGACGAGGTCGGCGCCGACAACGCCTATGTGCAGTACGACATCTACCACGCCCAGCGCACCGAGGGAGAGATCGCCGGCACGCTGCACAGGCACCTGGCGCGCATAGGCCATGTGCAGATCGCCGACAACCCCGGCCGCAACGAGCCGGGCACGGGCGAGCTCAATTTCCCCTTCCTGTTCGCGCACCTGGACCGCATCGGCTACGGCGGCTGGGTGGGCTGCGAATACAAGCCTGCCACGGACACCGAGTCCGGCCTGGTCTGGCTGGAAAGAATGGGGCAAAAAATGGCTGCAGCGCCCGTCTGA
- a CDS encoding neutral zinc metallopeptidase has translation MKWEGNRESDNVEDRRSGGGGGFGGGRSIGIGTVVIALIGWGVFGINPLTTIGLLSGGDAPQVQQAPAQRPPEGDRQAAFVSTVLASTEDVWGQIFRQGGAQYREPKLVLYRGATPTACGTGQSAMGPFYCPGDHKVYLDMDFFDTMSRQLGAPGEFARAYVIAHEVGHHVQTLLGATGKVDSMRGRVSQREQNALSVRLELQADCYAGVWAHHSQQAKNWLDESDIESAINAAEQIGDDTLQRQQTGTVRPDAFTHGSSAQRVRWFTQGLKTGSVRACDTFSAQAL, from the coding sequence ATGAAATGGGAAGGCAACCGCGAATCGGACAATGTCGAGGATCGCCGCAGCGGCGGTGGTGGCGGCTTCGGCGGCGGGCGCTCCATCGGCATTGGCACGGTGGTCATCGCGCTGATCGGCTGGGGCGTGTTCGGTATCAACCCGCTGACCACCATAGGCCTGCTGTCGGGCGGCGACGCGCCCCAGGTGCAGCAGGCGCCGGCCCAGCGCCCGCCCGAGGGGGACCGCCAGGCAGCCTTTGTCTCCACCGTGCTGGCCTCGACCGAGGACGTGTGGGGCCAGATCTTCCGCCAGGGTGGGGCGCAGTACCGCGAGCCCAAGCTGGTGCTCTATCGCGGCGCCACGCCCACGGCCTGCGGCACGGGGCAAAGCGCCATGGGGCCGTTCTACTGCCCGGGCGACCACAAGGTCTACCTGGACATGGACTTCTTCGACACCATGAGCCGCCAGCTCGGCGCGCCGGGTGAATTTGCGCGCGCCTATGTCATCGCCCACGAGGTCGGCCACCATGTGCAGACCCTGCTGGGCGCCACGGGCAAGGTCGACAGCATGCGCGGGCGCGTGAGCCAGCGCGAGCAGAACGCCCTGTCCGTGCGCCTGGAGCTGCAGGCCGACTGCTACGCCGGCGTCTGGGCCCACCACTCGCAGCAGGCCAAGAACTGGCTGGACGAGAGCGACATCGAATCGGCCATCAACGCCGCCGAGCAGATCGGCGACGACACGCTGCAGCGCCAGCAGACCGGCACCGTGCGCCCCGATGCCTTCACCCACGGCTCGAGCGCCCAGCGCGTGCGCTGGTTCACGCAGGGGCTCAAGACCGGCAGCGTGCGCGCGTGCGACACCTTCAGCGCCCAGGCGCTGTAG
- a CDS encoding DEAD/DEAH box helicase encodes MTQPYSTLALAEPLKRAVADMGYENMTPIQAQAIPVVLTGKDVMGAAQTGTGKTAAFSLPLLQRLLRHENSSASPARHPVRALVLLPTRELADQVAQQIALYAKYTKLRSTVVFGGMDMKPQTLELKKGVEVLVATPGRLLDHIEARNAVLNQVEYVVLDEADRMLDIGFLPDLQRILSYLPKSRTTLLFSATFSPEIKRLASSYLQDPVTIEVARPNETASTVEQRFFSVQDDDKRRAIRKIVKEREIRQAFIFVNSKLGCARLARALERDGLRTAALHGDKSQDERLKALDAFKAGEVDLLVCTDVAARGLDIKDVPAVFNHDVPFNAEDYVHRIGRTGRAGASGLAVTLVGSGDTRLVADIEKLIKKKIELEPLELQDERPRGRFNDGRRAWREEGDEASPRSSRERSSYRPAPAVVRDAFFDKPYEASPGAGTPSWEVTPKAVTARGSISANIKPKRKVAALFKAPQPVAEPSAQ; translated from the coding sequence ATGACACAACCGTACTCCACCCTAGCGCTGGCCGAACCGCTCAAGCGCGCCGTAGCCGATATGGGCTACGAGAACATGACTCCGATCCAGGCGCAGGCGATCCCTGTAGTGCTGACCGGCAAGGACGTGATGGGCGCGGCGCAGACCGGCACCGGCAAGACGGCGGCGTTCTCGCTGCCGCTCTTGCAGCGCCTGCTCAGGCACGAGAACAGCTCGGCATCGCCCGCGCGCCACCCGGTGCGCGCGCTGGTGCTGCTGCCCACGCGCGAGCTTGCCGATCAGGTGGCGCAACAGATCGCGCTCTACGCCAAGTACACCAAGCTGCGCAGCACCGTCGTCTTCGGCGGCATGGACATGAAGCCGCAGACGCTCGAGCTCAAAAAAGGCGTCGAGGTGCTCGTGGCCACGCCCGGGCGCCTGCTCGACCACATCGAGGCCAGGAACGCCGTGCTCAACCAGGTTGAGTACGTGGTGCTCGACGAGGCCGACCGCATGCTCGACATCGGCTTTCTGCCCGATCTGCAGCGCATCCTGTCCTACCTGCCCAAGAGCCGCACCACGCTGCTGTTCTCGGCCACCTTCTCGCCCGAGATCAAGCGCCTGGCCTCGAGCTATCTGCAGGACCCGGTCACCATCGAGGTGGCGCGGCCCAACGAGACGGCCTCCACCGTCGAGCAGCGCTTTTTCAGCGTGCAGGACGACGACAAGCGCCGTGCGATCCGCAAGATCGTCAAGGAGCGCGAGATACGCCAGGCCTTCATCTTCGTCAACAGCAAGCTCGGCTGCGCCCGCCTGGCGCGCGCGCTCGAGCGCGACGGCCTGAGGACGGCCGCGCTGCACGGCGACAAGAGCCAGGACGAGCGCCTCAAGGCCCTGGACGCCTTCAAGGCCGGCGAGGTGGACCTGCTCGTGTGCACGGACGTGGCCGCGCGCGGCCTGGACATCAAGGATGTGCCCGCCGTGTTCAACCATGACGTGCCGTTCAACGCCGAGGACTATGTGCACCGCATCGGCCGCACGGGGCGCGCCGGCGCCTCGGGCCTGGCCGTCACGCTGGTGGGCAGCGGTGACACGCGCCTGGTGGCCGACATCGAAAAGCTCATCAAGAAGAAGATCGAGCTCGAGCCGCTGGAGCTGCAGGACGAGCGCCCGCGCGGGCGCTTCAACGACGGCCGCCGCGCCTGGCGCGAGGAGGGCGACGAGGCATCGCCGCGCAGCAGCCGCGAGCGCAGCAGCTATCGCCCCGCGCCGGCCGTGGTGCGCGACGCCTTCTTCGACAAGCCCTACGAGGCCAGCCCGGGCGCCGGCACGCCGAGCTGGGAGGTGACGCCCAAGGCCGTCACCGCACGCGGCAGCATCTCCGCCAACATCAAGCCCAAGCGCAAGGTGGCGGCCTTGTTCAAGGCGCCTCAGCCGGTGGCCGAGCCCTCGGCGCAGTGA
- the uraH gene encoding hydroxyisourate hydrolase has product MGLSTHVLDTMHGCPAAGMAVALYSTEGERATLIKRLVLNHDGRTDAPLFDNASLRTGTYRLTFDVAAYFKAKGVLLPEPTFLDRVSLDFGVAHADQHYHVPLLVSPWSYSTYRGS; this is encoded by the coding sequence ATGGGCCTTAGCACCCACGTACTGGACACCATGCACGGCTGCCCCGCGGCGGGCATGGCTGTTGCGCTCTATTCAACCGAGGGCGAGCGGGCCACGCTGATCAAGCGCCTGGTGCTCAACCACGACGGGCGCACCGACGCGCCGCTGTTCGACAACGCCAGCCTGCGCACAGGCACCTACCGGCTGACGTTCGACGTCGCCGCGTATTTCAAGGCCAAGGGCGTGCTGCTGCCCGAGCCGACCTTTCTGGACCGCGTGAGCCTGGACTTCGGCGTGGCCCATGCCGACCAGCATTACCACGTGCCGCTGCTGGTCAGCCCTTGGAGCTATTCCACCTACCGGGGCTCCTGA
- the glxR gene encoding 2-hydroxy-3-oxopropionate reductase: MTSSPLRLGFIGLGIMGAPMCGHLIAAGHQLFVHTRGKVPGPIAESRATQCTTARGVAERADIVFLMLPDTPDVEKVLFGEDGVAAGLKGASGKVVVDMSSISPVATKDFARRIEALGARYLDAPVSGGEVGAKNATLSIMVGGPEEVFARVRPLFETMGKNITLVGDNGDGQTAKVANQIIVALNIEAVAEALLFASRAGADPARVREALLGGFASSRILEVHAERMIKRTFDPGFRIALHQKDLNLALSAARELGVALPNTSTAQQLFNACVAHGGAAWDHSGMVRALETMANFEVGQKAPA; the protein is encoded by the coding sequence ATGACCTCATCCCCCCTCCGGCTCGGCTTCATCGGCCTGGGCATCATGGGTGCGCCCATGTGCGGCCACCTGATCGCGGCCGGCCACCAGCTCTTCGTTCACACGCGTGGCAAGGTGCCAGGCCCGATCGCCGAGAGCCGTGCCACGCAATGCACGACGGCGCGCGGCGTGGCCGAGCGCGCCGACATCGTCTTTCTGATGCTGCCCGACACGCCCGACGTGGAGAAGGTGCTGTTCGGCGAGGATGGCGTGGCCGCCGGCCTCAAGGGCGCAAGCGGCAAGGTGGTGGTGGACATGTCCTCGATCTCGCCCGTGGCCACCAAGGACTTTGCGCGGCGCATCGAGGCCCTGGGCGCGCGCTACCTCGACGCGCCGGTCTCGGGCGGCGAGGTGGGCGCGAAGAACGCCACGCTGTCCATCATGGTGGGCGGCCCCGAGGAGGTGTTTGCGCGCGTGCGGCCGCTGTTCGAAACCATGGGCAAGAACATCACGCTGGTCGGCGACAATGGCGACGGCCAGACCGCCAAGGTGGCCAACCAGATCATCGTGGCGCTCAACATCGAGGCCGTGGCCGAGGCCCTGCTGTTCGCCTCGCGCGCCGGCGCCGACCCGGCCCGCGTGCGCGAGGCGCTGCTGGGCGGCTTTGCCTCGTCCAGGATCCTCGAGGTGCATGCCGAGCGCATGATCAAGCGCACGTTTGATCCGGGTTTTCGCATCGCCCTGCACCAGAAGGATCTGAACCTGGCCCTGTCCGCGGCCAGGGAGCTGGGCGTGGCCCTGCCCAACACGTCCACGGCGCAGCAGCTGTTCAATGCCTGCGTGGCCCATGGCGGCGCGGCCTGGGACCATTCGGGCATGGTGCGTGCGCTCGAGACCATGGCCAACTTCGAGGTGGGCCAGAAGGCGCCGGCCTGA
- the ggt gene encoding gamma-glutamyltransferase: protein MQLRSTALAASLALALASLVACSSPQSPSAPSVQAPATAQSGAAQAAAAAYDFDMDVFHPVAAKNGMVASEQELASRIGLDVLKAGGNAVDAAVAMGFALAVALPNAGNIGGGGFMMVHDARTGKSVALDFREVAPSRATRDMYLDAQGKVIDGKSLYTHYAVGVPGTVAGMEHALKKWGTLPLSKVVAPAAELADKGFPVSETLAKILQQEKKNMGRWPATQAIFWKNGAPLQQGDMLLQKDLAQSLRLIGEQGAKAFYEGAIAQKIAAEMAPHAGAISLQDLKNYKVVEREPVRGSYRGYQIVTMPPPSSGGAHLIQILNMMERWPMNQWGANSARSIHHMAEGMKLAYADRAEYLGDPDFVKVPLKGLTSKRYADELAATIAPTQARAAKDIKPGKPQPYESDQTTHYSVVDKAGNAVAVTYTLNTNFGSGIVAKGTGIMLNNEMDDFSAKPGVANAYGLVGGDANAVAPGKRPLSSMTPTIVLKDGKPWLVTGSPGGARIITTVLQTVVNTIDFGMNPAEAAATPRFHHQWTPDELRIEKGFSADTLALLRQWGHNVALKPSMGRTQTIQIRDGMLYGASDPRNPDGQTLGY from the coding sequence ATGCAACTTCGTTCCACCGCGTTGGCGGCCAGCCTGGCCCTGGCCCTGGCCAGCCTGGTTGCGTGCAGCAGCCCGCAATCGCCATCCGCCCCATCGGTACAGGCTCCGGCCACGGCACAGAGCGGCGCCGCCCAGGCCGCCGCCGCGGCCTATGACTTCGACATGGACGTGTTCCACCCGGTGGCTGCCAAAAACGGCATGGTGGCCAGCGAACAGGAGCTGGCCTCGCGCATCGGCCTGGACGTGCTCAAGGCCGGGGGCAACGCCGTGGACGCCGCCGTGGCCATGGGCTTTGCGCTGGCCGTGGCCCTGCCCAACGCGGGCAACATCGGCGGCGGCGGCTTCATGATGGTGCACGACGCCAGGACGGGCAAGAGCGTGGCGCTGGACTTCCGCGAGGTCGCCCCCTCCAGGGCCACGCGCGACATGTATCTCGACGCCCAGGGCAAGGTGATAGACGGCAAGTCGCTCTACACCCACTACGCCGTGGGCGTGCCTGGCACCGTGGCCGGCATGGAGCATGCGCTCAAGAAATGGGGCACGCTGCCGCTGTCCAAGGTCGTGGCACCGGCCGCAGAGCTGGCCGACAAGGGCTTTCCGGTCAGCGAGACCCTGGCCAAGATCCTGCAGCAGGAAAAGAAGAACATGGGCCGCTGGCCCGCCACCCAGGCCATCTTCTGGAAGAACGGCGCGCCGCTCCAGCAGGGCGACATGCTGTTGCAGAAGGATCTGGCGCAGTCGCTGCGCCTGATCGGCGAGCAGGGCGCAAAGGCCTTCTATGAGGGTGCGATCGCGCAGAAGATTGCCGCCGAGATGGCGCCGCACGCGGGCGCCATCTCGCTGCAGGATTTGAAGAACTACAAGGTGGTCGAGCGCGAGCCGGTGCGCGGCAGCTACCGCGGCTACCAGATCGTGACCATGCCGCCGCCGTCCTCGGGCGGCGCGCACCTGATCCAGATCCTGAACATGATGGAGCGCTGGCCCATGAACCAGTGGGGCGCCAACAGCGCCAGAAGCATCCACCACATGGCCGAGGGCATGAAGCTGGCCTACGCCGACCGCGCCGAGTACCTGGGCGACCCGGACTTCGTCAAGGTCCCGCTCAAGGGCCTGACCAGCAAGCGCTACGCGGACGAGCTCGCCGCCACCATCGCGCCCACCCAGGCGCGCGCGGCCAAGGACATCAAGCCCGGCAAGCCCCAGCCCTACGAGAGCGACCAGACCACGCATTACTCGGTGGTGGACAAGGCCGGCAATGCCGTGGCCGTGACCTATACGCTGAACACCAACTTCGGCAGCGGCATCGTGGCCAAGGGCACGGGCATCATGCTCAACAACGAGATGGACGACTTCTCGGCCAAGCCCGGCGTCGCCAATGCCTACGGCCTCGTAGGTGGCGACGCCAACGCCGTGGCGCCGGGCAAGCGCCCGCTGTCGTCGATGACGCCGACCATCGTGCTCAAGGACGGCAAGCCCTGGCTGGTGACCGGCAGCCCCGGCGGCGCGCGCATCATCACCACGGTGCTGCAGACGGTGGTCAACACCATAGACTTCGGCATGAACCCCGCCGAGGCCGCGGCCACGCCGCGCTTTCACCACCAGTGGACACCCGACGAGCTGCGCATAGAAAAGGGCTTCAGCGCCGACACGCTGGCGCTGCTCAGGCAATGGGGCCACAACGTGGCGCTCAAGCCCAGCATGGGCCGCACGCAGACCATTCAGATCAGGGACGGCATGCTCTACGGCGCCTCCGATCCGCGCAACCCGGACGGGCAGACGCTGGGGTACTGA
- a CDS encoding nitrous oxide reductase accessory protein NosL, giving the protein MLALGALAGLAALASTPWSLPALRRAVAPREALLPEADVCIVAPPTPHDPASGLAPTAARPIPPDARCPVCGMFPARSREWAAQIIFDNGDAHFFDSPLSLFMYLQDVERYSPGRSRARIVAHYVTDAAEADQARWIDALGAYYVHGSSARGPMRAGNLPAFASRDAAQAFAQRRGGQVLAYGAIDAALITRLAGHGGHSHHPQAQ; this is encoded by the coding sequence CTGCTGGCCCTGGGCGCGCTCGCCGGCCTGGCGGCACTGGCGAGCACGCCCTGGAGCCTGCCCGCGCTGCGCAGGGCCGTCGCGCCGCGGGAGGCGCTGCTGCCCGAGGCCGACGTCTGCATCGTCGCCCCACCCACGCCCCATGACCCGGCATCGGGCCTGGCGCCCACGGCCGCGCGCCCCATACCGCCCGACGCGCGCTGCCCGGTCTGCGGCATGTTTCCGGCGCGCTCGCGCGAATGGGCGGCGCAGATCATCTTCGACAACGGCGACGCGCATTTCTTCGACTCGCCCCTGTCGCTGTTCATGTACCTTCAGGATGTGGAGCGCTACAGCCCCGGCCGCAGCAGGGCGCGCATCGTGGCGCATTACGTGACCGACGCCGCAGAGGCCGACCAGGCCCGCTGGATAGACGCCCTGGGCGCCTACTACGTGCACGGCTCCTCGGCCCGCGGCCCCATGCGTGCGGGCAACCTGCCCGCGTTTGCCTCACGCGATGCGGCCCAGGCCTTCGCGCAGCGGCGCGGCGGCCAGGTGCTGGCGTATGGCGCCATCGACGCGGCGCTCATCACGCGGCTTGCGGGCCATGGCGGCCACAGCCACCACCCGCAAGCTCAGTAA
- a CDS encoding urate hydroxylase PuuD produces the protein MESYLLDWANLLLRWLHVITAIAWVGSSFYFVFLDSSLTPPVDENLRRDGVTGELWAVHGGGFYHPVKYNVSPPKLPDHLHWFYWESYTTWLSGFALLTVSYLWNAGIYLVSPSNPLMSPAMAIVAALAFLVVFWLLYDAICRVFGQRDNGDAIVGALVLVLVCIAAWLACRIFPGQAAFLLMGAMLATSMSANVFFWIIPGQRKVVAALKAGQPVDPIHGKRGKQRSVHNTYLTLPVLFAMLSNHYGWLYNHGQNWLVLILMMFAGAAIRQFFVMRHGFKLGRNAHPWPYATVGVVVLLAVLAWLKPAPQAAIAAQAPAAGYAQVHAIMEKHCMVCHSANTVAQKNVKFDTPEDVKSHAQQVYQQVVQLRKMPFGNPGALSSEEVDTFKRWYEGGAPVTP, from the coding sequence ATGGAAAGCTATCTTCTGGACTGGGCCAATCTGCTGCTGCGCTGGCTGCATGTCATCACCGCGATCGCCTGGGTGGGCTCCTCGTTCTATTTCGTGTTTCTCGACAGCAGCCTCACGCCGCCCGTCGATGAAAACCTCAGGCGCGACGGCGTGACCGGCGAGCTCTGGGCCGTGCATGGCGGCGGGTTCTACCACCCGGTCAAGTACAACGTCTCGCCGCCGAAGCTGCCCGACCATCTGCACTGGTTCTACTGGGAGAGCTACACCACCTGGCTCAGCGGCTTTGCGCTGCTTACCGTGTCCTACCTGTGGAATGCCGGCATCTATCTGGTGAGCCCGAGCAATCCGCTGATGTCTCCGGCCATGGCCATCGTGGCGGCACTGGCCTTCCTCGTGGTGTTCTGGCTGCTGTACGACGCCATCTGCCGCGTCTTCGGCCAGAGGGACAACGGCGACGCCATCGTGGGTGCGCTGGTGCTGGTGCTGGTGTGCATCGCGGCGTGGCTGGCCTGCCGCATCTTCCCGGGCCAGGCGGCCTTCCTGCTCATGGGCGCCATGCTCGCGACGTCGATGAGCGCAAATGTGTTCTTCTGGATCATTCCGGGCCAGCGCAAGGTGGTGGCTGCGCTCAAGGCCGGCCAGCCCGTGGACCCCATCCACGGCAAGCGCGGCAAGCAGCGCAGCGTGCACAACACCTATTTAACGCTGCCGGTGCTGTTTGCCATGCTGTCCAACCACTATGGCTGGCTCTACAACCATGGACAGAACTGGCTGGTGCTGATCCTCATGATGTTCGCCGGCGCGGCGATTCGCCAGTTCTTCGTCATGCGCCATGGCTTCAAGCTGGGGCGCAACGCCCACCCCTGGCCCTATGCCACCGTGGGCGTAGTGGTGCTGCTGGCTGTGCTGGCCTGGCTCAAGCCCGCACCGCAGGCTGCCATCGCGGCACAGGCGCCGGCCGCCGGCTATGCCCAGGTGCACGCCATCATGGAGAAGCACTGCATGGTGTGCCACAGCGCCAACACCGTGGCGCAGAAGAACGTGAAGTTCGACACGCCCGAGGACGTCAAGAGCCACGCCCAGCAGGTCTACCAGCAGGTGGTGCAGCTGCGCAAGATGCCGTTTGGCAACCCGGGCGCGCTCTCCAGCGAGGAAGTCGATACCTTCAAACGCTGGTATGAAGGTGGCGCCCCGGTCACGCCTTGA